In one Bartonella grahamii subsp. shimonis genomic region, the following are encoded:
- a CDS encoding glycine--tRNA ligase subunit alpha, with protein sequence MKLPEHLNPKRSFQGLILTLQNYWAYYGCAILQPYDMEVGAGTFHPATTLRSLGPRPWKVAYVQPSRRPTDGRYGKNPNRLQHYYQFQVLLKPSPLNLQELYIKSLQAIGLDIKLHDIRFVEDDWESPTLGAWGLGWECWCDGMEVSQFTYFQQVCGIECAPVSGELTYGLERLAMYIQGVDNVYDLNFNGLEGENKISYRDIFLQAEQEYSYYNFEFADTKLLHQHFIDAERECSALLDAGKPNKENVLHRCVFPAYDQCIKASHIFNLLQARGVISVTERQNYILRVRDLARRCGEAFLLTEAGQIYTGEA encoded by the coding sequence TTTTCAGGGACTAATCTTAACTTTGCAAAATTATTGGGCATACTATGGATGTGCAATTTTGCAACCTTACGATATGGAAGTCGGAGCTGGGACTTTTCATCCAGCAACAACATTACGCTCTCTAGGTCCACGCCCTTGGAAAGTTGCTTATGTCCAACCCTCCAGACGTCCAACAGATGGCCGATATGGTAAGAATCCAAATCGTTTACAACACTATTATCAATTCCAAGTGCTTCTCAAACCCTCCCCGCTCAATCTACAAGAACTTTATATAAAGTCGCTACAAGCTATCGGGCTTGATATAAAACTGCATGATATTCGCTTTGTTGAAGATGATTGGGAAAGTCCCACCCTTGGTGCTTGGGGGCTTGGATGGGAATGCTGGTGCGATGGAATGGAAGTCTCTCAATTTACTTATTTTCAACAAGTTTGTGGCATTGAGTGTGCTCCAGTTTCAGGGGAGCTCACATACGGTCTTGAGCGTCTAGCGATGTATATCCAAGGGGTTGATAACGTCTATGACCTTAACTTTAATGGATTGGAGGGAGAAAACAAAATAAGTTATAGAGATATTTTTTTACAGGCAGAACAGGAATACTCATATTACAACTTCGAATTTGCTGATACAAAACTGTTACATCAGCACTTTATCGATGCAGAACGCGAATGCAGCGCACTTCTTGATGCTGGAAAACCAAATAAAGAAAATGTATTACATCGCTGTGTTTTTCCTGCCTATGATCAATGTATTAAAGCGAGCCATATCTTTAATCTTTTGCAAGCACGTGGTGTTATTTCTGTAACCGAACGACAAAATTACATTCTTCGTGTTCGTGATCTCGCACGCCGTTGTGGGGAAGCCTTCTTACTCACAGAAGCTGGACAAATATACACTGGAGAAGCCTAA